TCGTGTTAACTTCATCCATGATCGTCGGAATAAAGCGCAGGGCAATTGAAATCATCATTGCAATCTGATTGACCGGCACTTTGATTTTCTTAAGCGGCTTCATTAACGACTCAATGGCATCGGCTAGCCGTAACGGTGGCGTGGTCGCGGTTAGAACCGTTGAGGCTAAGACAATCAAAATAAACCGGGCGAGAATCACGAGGGCCTGGTTGATCCCCCCACTAGTGATCGCCATCAAGCCCCAGTGCCAGTAAACGTGGCCCCCCGATGAAAAGAGGACCTGGATAGCAATTGTCAGCCCGATTACCCACAGCAGCGGTTTAAGCCCCGCCCAATACATTTTCAGTGGAACCTTTGAAAGCCCAATCATGGCGCCTAGCATCGCCACCAAGAGTAGGTAGGTTAACGGGCCCTTCGCAAAGAAAATAATGACCACGTACCAAAAACAGGTCACTAACTTTAAGCGCGGATCCAAGCGGTGCAAGACGG
The nucleotide sequence above comes from Limosilactobacillus fermentum. Encoded proteins:
- a CDS encoding energy-coupling factor transporter transmembrane component T family protein, whose protein sequence is MNSRVLFGSFVPVDSVLHRLDPRLKLVTCFWYVVIIFFAKGPLTYLLLVAMLGAMIGLSKVPLKMYWAGLKPLLWVIGLTIAIQVLFSSGGHVYWHWGLMAITSGGINQALVILARFILIVLASTVLTATTPPLRLADAIESLMKPLKKIKVPVNQIAMMISIALRFIPTIMDEVNTIVKAQQARGVDFTSGSVYTRVKRMVPIMVPLFVGAFRRAEDLAVAMEARGYDPDQERTRYRQLTWRRPDSIALAVVVIVSVLFFVARILL